A DNA window from Armatimonadota bacterium contains the following coding sequences:
- a CDS encoding glycosyltransferase family 2 protein encodes MNLSVIILNWNAREWLERSVGSALAQDIGARTFEVILVDNASTDGSVQFAQDSFPQLTIIALDENLGFAAGNNVGMAAARGDVVLLLNPDTISHPGAFAAILDFMEAHPACGIAGPKLLNKDGTLQYSCRHFARLEAGFFRNTPLGRLFPRNRATRDYLMKDAPHDEPMVVDWVSGAAMAIRREVIDAVGTLDEEFYMYVEDVDLCYRAKQAGWQTWYAPAGVITHAIAQSSDKNPRPMIIAFHKSMFRFFRKHYLGTLYPGWLTPIVAVGLTVRVGLVIALGYWKDLTGKGPEKASIPPEQQEDRK; translated from the coding sequence CAGGACATCGGCGCGCGCACGTTCGAGGTGATCCTTGTGGACAACGCGAGTACGGATGGCAGCGTTCAATTCGCCCAGGACTCGTTCCCGCAGCTCACGATCATCGCCCTTGACGAGAATCTGGGATTCGCGGCGGGAAACAACGTCGGCATGGCCGCCGCGCGTGGCGATGTGGTTCTGTTGCTGAACCCGGATACGATTTCCCACCCGGGCGCTTTCGCGGCGATTCTGGATTTCATGGAGGCGCACCCGGCCTGCGGAATCGCGGGCCCGAAACTCCTGAACAAGGACGGGACGCTCCAGTACTCCTGCCGCCATTTTGCCAGGCTTGAGGCGGGGTTCTTTCGAAACACGCCGCTGGGTCGACTGTTTCCGCGGAACCGCGCGACGCGCGACTACCTGATGAAGGATGCGCCCCACGATGAACCGATGGTCGTGGACTGGGTGAGCGGCGCGGCAATGGCGATCAGGCGGGAGGTGATCGACGCGGTAGGAACGCTCGACGAGGAATTCTACATGTATGTGGAAGATGTCGATCTGTGCTACCGGGCCAAGCAGGCTGGCTGGCAGACGTGGTATGCGCCGGCCGGGGTAATCACGCACGCGATCGCCCAGAGCAGCGACAAGAACCCCCGCCCCATGATCATCGCCTTCCATAAGAGCATGTTCCGGTTCTTCCGCAAGCACTATCTCGGCACGCTTTATCCCGGCTGGCTCACTCCCATCGTGGCGGTCGGGCTGACAGTACGGGTGGGCCTTGTGATCGCTCTGGGCTACTGGAAGGACCTTACCGGGAAGGGACCCGAAAAGGCATCGATTCCGCCGGAGCAGCAAGAGGATCGGAAATGA
- a CDS encoding O-antigen ligase family protein, translating to MNRSLLKYLWFGLLCANLGFAPWLGGQWSGVGPAVGRSLAAVAGLAWLADRRRDLRFPRPAFWLWGFIAWSVVTVVGQTSLHASLLALSDLVSYAVLFVLAADASDDDLLRPLALCALFAGCAVAAGIGIAHSVDSGPGWREFGPFATPNLFASYLVTLLPVAFLMAVRSLRKDVSLPGDRRTPANVASVMLGIVAMAVGFTALLLTGSKGAVGALVAAVVVVFAIARPWRQLRGAMVGMAVLVLVFATGIGGRTLLGRVESAGTTEVHSTQFRVLTWKGAARMAAAHPLIGTGIGTFGAAFNRYAIAGWTQAAHNAYLQAAAETGVPGLVLFLVALCSAAAGLLTRARGGSLVAAGALAGLVAAALHNGVDYGWSLWGPSAAMWGLIGLGLGSTGALKSPRWLTAAIGIAMAATLVGGLLVANAAALSEAALDRTSNMTPIQRVVALRSARALDPLDGLLAREMGVALAQTGARQDALGALGEATRLSPFDAVAWRLYGEAQLGQPDEARKAFARGLAVSPHSLKILLDLASLEEQAGNHEAALNDYRTLVSVAEGPVGQYPATPELVDDEPLYAYAALATDADHHQDVATAQRYRRALIALADRYLSNREKYPMIWRATGKDDPRELAAVQSLRARAEAALVGAPSR from the coding sequence ATGAACCGTTCCCTGCTGAAATACCTGTGGTTTGGGCTGTTATGCGCCAACCTGGGGTTTGCACCGTGGCTCGGCGGGCAGTGGAGCGGCGTTGGCCCAGCCGTCGGCCGGTCGCTGGCAGCCGTGGCCGGGCTGGCATGGCTGGCTGATCGCCGCCGTGACCTGAGATTTCCCCGTCCTGCCTTCTGGCTCTGGGGATTCATAGCCTGGTCGGTGGTGACTGTGGTCGGTCAGACGAGCCTTCATGCCAGCCTTCTTGCGTTGAGCGATCTTGTGTCGTACGCTGTACTTTTCGTGCTGGCCGCCGATGCGTCGGACGATGACCTCCTGCGTCCGCTGGCGCTCTGCGCGCTGTTTGCGGGGTGCGCCGTCGCAGCGGGTATAGGCATCGCGCACTCGGTCGATAGCGGGCCGGGGTGGCGTGAGTTCGGCCCGTTCGCGACGCCAAACCTCTTCGCGTCCTACCTCGTGACGCTGTTGCCTGTGGCCTTCCTTATGGCCGTCCGGTCGCTGCGGAAGGACGTTTCGCTTCCAGGCGACCGGCGGACACCCGCGAACGTGGCATCCGTCATGCTGGGCATCGTGGCCATGGCGGTCGGATTCACCGCGCTTTTACTGACAGGGTCCAAGGGCGCGGTAGGGGCGCTCGTCGCGGCCGTCGTTGTTGTGTTTGCCATCGCTCGACCGTGGCGGCAGTTGCGCGGCGCGATGGTAGGCATGGCGGTCCTTGTCCTGGTGTTTGCCACCGGCATCGGAGGGCGAACCCTCCTGGGTCGCGTCGAGAGCGCCGGAACGACCGAAGTACATTCAACACAGTTCCGCGTGCTCACTTGGAAGGGCGCCGCCCGTATGGCAGCCGCGCATCCGCTCATAGGGACGGGCATTGGCACCTTCGGCGCCGCATTCAATCGCTATGCCATCGCCGGTTGGACGCAAGCCGCTCACAACGCTTACCTGCAGGCCGCGGCCGAGACGGGGGTTCCGGGGTTGGTCCTGTTTCTCGTGGCGCTGTGCAGTGCGGCGGCGGGCCTGCTCACCAGGGCGCGCGGAGGCTCGCTTGTTGCCGCCGGGGCTCTCGCCGGCCTCGTCGCGGCCGCGCTGCACAACGGAGTGGATTACGGCTGGTCGCTCTGGGGCCCCAGTGCGGCCATGTGGGGCCTCATCGGCCTCGGACTGGGGTCAACCGGCGCCCTGAAGTCCCCCAGATGGCTGACGGCTGCGATCGGCATCGCGATGGCGGCGACCCTCGTCGGCGGCCTCCTGGTGGCGAATGCCGCCGCCTTATCGGAAGCTGCGCTGGACCGGACCAGCAATATGACTCCGATTCAACGGGTGGTTGCGCTGCGTTCGGCGCGGGCGCTCGATCCTCTGGATGGGCTTCTGGCGCGTGAAATGGGCGTGGCGCTGGCACAAACCGGTGCGCGGCAGGACGCCCTTGGCGCCCTCGGCGAGGCCACCCGGCTGTCGCCGTTTGACGCCGTGGCGTGGCGCTTGTACGGCGAAGCGCAACTCGGTCAACCGGATGAGGCGCGCAAGGCGTTCGCCCGCGGGCTCGCTGTGTCGCCGCACAGCCTGAAGATCCTGCTCGACCTTGCGTCGCTTGAGGAGCAGGCCGGAAACCATGAAGCGGCGCTCAACGATTACAGGACCCTCGTATCGGTTGCAGAGGGGCCGGTGGGACAGTACCCGGCGACCCCAGAACTGGTGGACGATGAACCGCTTTACGCCTATGCCGCGCTTGCCACCGACGCAGACCATCACCAGGACGTCGCGACCGCGCAACGCTATCGCCGCGCGCTCATCGCGCTCGCCGATCGGTATCTGTCGAACCGTGAAAAGTACCCGATGATCTGGAGGGCGACCGGCAAGGACGACCCACGGGAACTCGCTGCGGTTCAAAGCCTGCGCGCGAGGGCGGAGGCCGCACTCGTCGGAGCCCCGTCCCGTTAG